Sequence from the Sphingobacteriaceae bacterium GW460-11-11-14-LB5 genome:
TTATCTATATAAATTTTTATTTGCAATAGAAATTTAATCCTATATATTTACAAAAAACTTTAGGGGTGCCTACGTGCTGAGAAATACCCTTTGAACCTGATGCAGTTAGTACTGCCGAAGGGAAAAGTGAAAGCAATACCATTGCTGTCTTTTCGACCCCGTTACGGGGCAATCTCTATAGTTTTTCCAATTTTTTTAATATGGAAGTAACTATAAACAATCAAAACCATCTCCTTAACGAAGCCTGTTCCATCGCACAGATGCTTGCTTTGGTGCTCTTTTCAGAAACCAATGGCCTTGCCATAGCCGTAAACCAAACCATCATTTCCAAATCTGATTGGGACAGGTATCTGCTAAATCCAGGCGACCAGGTCATCATCATTAAAGCCACGCAGGGCGGATAATGTTGAAGAGAGCGGGAGTGAATGCGCATTTCACAATCCATTCAATCATTCCTTCATTCAATTACTCAATAATCGAACCTACCCATATATGAAACAAGAAAAAACCCCAAATCAGGAAGTCATCAGCCGCAGCCCTTTTCCGGCCTCACGTAAGATATTTGTACCCGGAAAAATCCACGATATACAAGTGGCCATGCGCGAGATCAGTTTAACCGAAACCAAAATCCACAATGGCTTTGGTTTAACCGAACCCAATCCGCCTGTAACCGTTTACGATACCAGCGGACCCTATACCGATCCTAATGCGGTTATTGATGTAAAAAAAGGCTTGCCACGCATCAGGGAGCAATGGATTAAAGACCGACTGGATATAGAAGAACTCGCTGAACTATCTTCAGCTTACGGACAACAGCGCCTGGCCGATGAAAAACTTGATGCTTTACGCTTTAATTTCATCAACAAACCCTATAAAGCACAGGCTGGCGCCAATGTGTCGCAAATGCATTATGCCAGAAAAGGAATCATTACGGCTGAAATGGAGTATATAGCCATCAGGGAAAACCAACAGATTGAATTGCTTAATGCACAACTGGGCGAACAGCACGAGGTAATGAACCACCAGCACCAGGGCAATAGCTTCGGTGCAAATACCCCGAAAGGTTACATCACTCCCGAATTCGTAAGGGCAGAGGTAGCCGCTGGCCGTGCCGTAATTCCCTGCAACATCAACCACCCCGAGCTTGAGCCGATGATTATTGGCCGAAACTTTCTGGTGAAAATTAATGCCAATATTGGCAATTCAGCTGTTACTTCCACCATCGAAGAAGAAGTAGAAAAAGCCGTGTGGGCCTGCCGCTGGGGAGCCGATACCATTATGGATTTATCAACCGGAAAGAATATCCACGAAACCCGCGAATGGATTATCCGCAATTCACCCGTGCCCATCGGTACTGTTCCGATTTATCAGGCTTTGGAAAAAGTAAATGGAAAAGCCGAAGACCTGACCTGGGAAATTTTCCGCGATACTTTAATTGAGCAAGCCGAACAAGGCGTAGATTATTTTACCATCCATGCCGGCGTACTGCTCCGTTATGTGCCTTTAACCGCTAAAAGGATTACTGGTATTGTTTCGCGGGGCGGATCGATTATGGCCAAATGGTGCCTGGCTCATCACAAAGAAAATTTCCTGTATACCCATTTTGAGGAAATCTGCGAAATTATGAAAGCATACGATGTCGCCTTTTCATTAGGTGATGGCTTAAGACCTGGCTGTATTGCCGATGCCAATGATGCCGCACAGTTTTCGGAGCTCGAAACCCTTGGCGAACTCACCAAAATCGCCTGGAAACACGATGTCCAAACGATTATAGAGGGCCCCGGGCATGTACCCATGCACCTGATTAAGGCCAATATGGAAAAACAACTCGAACATTGCGGCGAAGCGCCTTTTTACACTTTAGGTCCGCTAACGATTGATATTGCGCCTGGTTACGACCACATTACCTCAGCCATTGGCGCTGCCATGATCGGCTGGTTTGGCACAGCCATGCTCTGTTATGTAACCCCGAAAGAACACTTAGGACTGCCCAACAAAAAGGATGTTAAAGATGGCGTAATTACCTATAAAATTGCTGCCCATGCGGCCGATTTAGCTAAAGGTCACCCAGGTGCGCAATACCGCGATAATGCTTTAAGTAAGGCACGGTTCGAGTTTAGATGGGAAGATCAATTTAACCTCTCCCTCGATCCAGATACCGCAAAAGAGTTTCATGATGAAACTTTACCTGCCGAAGGTGCTAAGATTGCACACTTCTGTTCGATGTGCGGTCCGAATTTCTGTTCCATGAAAATTACACAGGATGTGCGCGAATATGCGGCAAAACAAGGCGTAGCAGCAGAAGAGGCTTTGGCGCAGGGCATGCAGGAAAAATCGAAAGAGTTTACCCAAAAAGGAAGCGAAATTTATTCTTAAGCCAAATGGAACTGATTGTAATTGCTAGGCCAAGCCTTTTTAAGGAAGAATGTCATCTTGTAAACCAGCTTTTCGAAGCCGGTT
This genomic interval carries:
- a CDS encoding phosphomethylpyrimidine synthase ThiC (catalyzes the formation of 4-amino-2-methyl-5-phosphomethylpyrimidine from 5-amino-1-(5-phospho-D-ribosyl)imidazole and S-adenosyl-L-methionine in thiamine biosynthesis); its protein translation is MKQEKTPNQEVISRSPFPASRKIFVPGKIHDIQVAMREISLTETKIHNGFGLTEPNPPVTVYDTSGPYTDPNAVIDVKKGLPRIREQWIKDRLDIEELAELSSAYGQQRLADEKLDALRFNFINKPYKAQAGANVSQMHYARKGIITAEMEYIAIRENQQIELLNAQLGEQHEVMNHQHQGNSFGANTPKGYITPEFVRAEVAAGRAVIPCNINHPELEPMIIGRNFLVKINANIGNSAVTSTIEEEVEKAVWACRWGADTIMDLSTGKNIHETREWIIRNSPVPIGTVPIYQALEKVNGKAEDLTWEIFRDTLIEQAEQGVDYFTIHAGVLLRYVPLTAKRITGIVSRGGSIMAKWCLAHHKENFLYTHFEEICEIMKAYDVAFSLGDGLRPGCIADANDAAQFSELETLGELTKIAWKHDVQTIIEGPGHVPMHLIKANMEKQLEHCGEAPFYTLGPLTIDIAPGYDHITSAIGAAMIGWFGTAMLCYVTPKEHLGLPNKKDVKDGVITYKIAAHAADLAKGHPGAQYRDNALSKARFEFRWEDQFNLSLDPDTAKEFHDETLPAEGAKIAHFCSMCGPNFCSMKITQDVREYAAKQGVAAEEALAQGMQEKSKEFTQKGSEIYS
- a CDS encoding thiamine biosynthesis protein ThiS, producing the protein MEVTINNQNHLLNEACSIAQMLALVLFSETNGLAIAVNQTIISKSDWDRYLLNPGDQVIIIKATQGG